From the genome of Bactrocera oleae isolate idBacOlea1 chromosome 2, idBacOlea1, whole genome shotgun sequence, one region includes:
- the LOC106616048 gene encoding transmembrane protein 245 isoform X4, with translation MNRSDSIRRDRSFDSVLNKLMRMRSQNHETFKAAMYNFLIAAGIAAFVAVCFILGPFVRPLLWAFLMGAVLFPFKRRLAQLLNGWFERLEERDSNVMVSICLAPLEATEHCGSLVVSWLHEHWQWLTAGVGVAACIKLLVLYAPKGFLCAVWRFVLFSHSTFVQFIGFLNIYLLIAIIVVYLTSVYFLWKPENSTKFVMAGQSLWVAIVSYGCSFLGALQVPAFILIMLYVGVSIIYHMRTADGSSSCIEKLKKLLDKTDFEKSVSNISVKKQSFHSDAEDVSLSETLDSLDNTELLDENEVPHLSGIYFKCLFYACIATFLYRNVWMFILAAIPISLHLLYTLGNVTGFTAFISNKIDETYENLKCWAIEHHSAVLPLCLPGVLELNYKINAIIRDSLKSSIDLVTSILMIILMLLIIVFLGVFFCVNIYSETIEVAYLGKDLINKTITDRPELIDILPENIQSSIDDALDNAHHYGRRKIETYIDDWLAEADSVHATKLKEQILDVWDRLIQYWIDVNKSDSAYGPRVPTDALKTTFGEIVDNPVAKQGIIGWAKSNTQTILEVAESLWHIIRTNLSMIMSFTGDILSLLLSGGQACVEFILDMIVFFTALFYLLSSSNTKYAPLHVTKYLGFSTSGSKIADALENSISGVLISMFKCSIFTGLFTWLVHTVFGARIVFLPSALAAILSAAPFLGSYWCSLPALLELWLAQDRFYAGLVLFLLQFFVPPYFEAAIYAEMKGGGHPYLTGLAIAGGMYWIGWQGAIFGPLMLCFFIGIFEVAAVAMRANEDARRSSDEDTRATSSSNNGEICDTHPPTDVKIEMSEPASQVEPMLPEGIESKESTEINTLINNSSAAQEESKDLSTAKPQAIELKIITKTLMPVAETFK, from the exons ATGAATCGTTCTGACTCGATTAGGCGCGATCGCTCCTTTGACAGCGTTCTTAACAAGTTGATGCGTATGCGTTCTCAGAATCATGAAACCTTCAAAGCAGccatgtataattttttaatagctGCTGGAATTGCTGCATTTGTTGCCGTCTGCTTTATACTGGGTCCTTTTGTGCGTCCTTTACTCTGGGCTTTCTTGATGGGTGCAGTGCTCTTCCCTTTCAAGAGACGTTTAGCACAATTGCTTAATGGTTGGTTTGAACGCTTGGAAGAACGCGATTCCAATGTGATGGTATCAATATGTTTGGCACCACTTGAAGCTACCGAACATTGTGGCAGTTTAGTGGTGAGTTGGTTGCACGAACACTGGCAGTGGTTGACAGCAGGCGTGGGCGTAGCTGCATGTATCAAATTGTTGGTGTTATATGCTCCCAAAGGGTTCCTCTGTGCCGTTTGGCGTTTTGTACTTTTCTCGCATAGTACCTTCGTGCAGTTTATTGGTTTTCTTAATATCTACCTG ttAATTGCAATAATTGTTGTATACTTGACATCAGTATATTTTTTGTGGAAACCAGAAAACAGCACCAAGTTCGTCATGGCTGGCCAATCGCTTTGGGTGGCTATAGTTAGTTATGGCTGCAGCTTTTTAGGCGCGCTACAAGTACCTGCCTTTATTTTGATAATGTTATATGTAGGTGTATCAATTATATACCATATGCGCACTGCGGACGGGTCTAGCAGTTGTATAGAAAAGTTGAAGAAATTGCTGGACAAAACTGACTTTGAAAAGTCAGTAAGCAACATCAGTGTGAAGAAGCAAAGTTTTCATTCTGACGCCGAAGATGTCTCCCTGAGCGAAACACTAGATTCGCTGGACAATACCGAGTTGTTGGATGAAAATGAGGTGCCACACTTAAGTGGCATCTACTTCAAATGCTTATTCTACGCATGTATAGCAACATTTTTGTATCGCAATGTGTGGATGTTCATATTAGCCGCCATACCTATATCGCTACATTTGTTGTACACCTTAGGGAATGTGACTGGTTTTACGGCGTTCATATCAAATAAAATTGATGAAACCTATGAAAACTTAAAg TGTTGGGCTATTGAGCATCATTCTGCCGTATTGCCGCTCTGTTTGCCTGGTGTGCTTGAATTGAATTACAAAATAAACGCTATAATACGCGATTCATTGAAGTCCTCCATTGACTTGGTCACTTCGATACTGATGATCATACTAATGCTGTTAATTATCGTTTTTCTCGGCGTATTTTTCTGTGTCAACATCTATTCAGAAACCATTGAAGTTGCTTACTTGGGCAAAGATCTGATAAACAAAACCATTACTGATCGTCCGGAATTGATCGATATATTACCTGAGAATATACAATCATCCATTGATGATGCATTGGATAATGCACATCATTATGGACGTCGAAAAATCGAAACGTACATCGATGATTGGCTGGCCGAAGCCGATTCAGTACATGCCACTAAACTGAAGGAACAAATTTTAGATGTCTGGGATCGTTTAATACAGTACTGGATTGATGTTAACAAATCTGATTCGGCATATGGACCACGTGTGCCAACTGATGCGCTCAAGACGACTTTCGGTGAAATTGTTGATAATCCTG TGGCAAAACAGGGCATTATCGGCTGGGCGAAGAGCAATACACAAACCATACTGGAAGTGGCTGAATCTCTGTGGCACATCATACGCACGAATCTCTCGATGATCATGAGCTTTACGGGTGATATTTTATCTTTGCTACTGTCTGGCGGTCAGGCATGTGTAGAGTTCATACTTGATATG ATTGTCTTCTTTACCGCGCTATTCTATTTGCTTTCGAGCAGTAATACGAAATATGCGCCGCTACATGTTACCAAATATTTGGGCTTCTCAACGTCCGGCTCTAAAATCGCCGATGCTTTGGAGAATTCCATTTCAGGCGTACTAATCTCCATGTTTAAATGTTCCATTTTCACGGGTCTCTTTACATGGCTGGTGCATACAGTATTCGGCGCTCGCATTGTCTTCCTGCCGTCGGCGCTGGCGGCCATTTTGTCGGCAGCACCATTTCTGGGCAGCTATTGGTGTTCACTGCCTGCTTTGTTGGAGTTGTGGTTGGCGCAAGATCGTTTCTACGCCGGACTTGTGCTCTTCCTATTGCAATTCTTTGTGCCACCCTATTTCGAGGCCGCCATCTATGCGGAGATGAAAGG CGGTGGACATCCATATTTGACTGGTTTGGCTATAGCCGGCGGCATGTATTGGATTGGCTGGCAAGGCGCGATCTTCGGACCGTTAATGCTCTGCTTTTTCATAGGCATATTTGAAGTGGCTGCCGTAGCCATGCGTGCCAACGAAGATGCAAG GCGCAGCTCCGATGAGGACACCCGCGCGAC caGCAGCAGTAACAATGGTGAGATCTGTGACACTCACCCACCAACAGATGTGAAAATTGAGATGTCGGAGCCAGCCAGCCAGGTGGAACCTATGTTGCCAGAAGGTATAGAGAGCAAGGAGAGCACTGAAATCAATACACTTATCAACAATTCATCTGCGGCGCAAGAGGAGAGTAAAGATCTGAGCACAGCAAAGCCCCAAGCCATCgaacttaaaataataacaaaaactttaatGCCGGTTgctgaaacatttaaataa